The DNA segment ATTTCATAACCCAGCTTGCGCAGCTCTTCGATGCGCGCCCAGATCGCGGCGCGCGTAACGCCGAGTTGCTGCGATAATTCGGAACCGGAAACGCCGCCGTTTTCCACGGCTCGCAGCGCCATCAGGATTTGAGTATCCACCGTCATGATCCGAAGGTTTTGTAGCTGCCCGCCCAAGACAAGGCAAGTTCCGTCCTGCGGCTCCGCGGCCTCGGTCGCGTTCGGGATTGAATCGTCCGCCGCGTCGGCCCATGCTGTCCGGGTGAGCTATCTGCCCAACGCGCGAAAAGTATTCGATACGGAAGTCGCCGCCCTACGCGCGGTGCGGGCGCACCTGGACCAATCCTTCGACGCGGTGGTGACGCTCCTTTCGCAAACCCTCAGTCAGCGCGGTAAAATTGTCATCGTCGGTATTGGCAAATCCGGCAATGTCGGCGCAAAAATCTCCGCCACCCTGACCAGCACCGGCAGCGCGAGCGTCGTGCTGAACAGCGTCAATGCGTTGCACGGCGATCTCGGCATCATCACTGATGGCGACGTGGTGCTGGCTCTCAGTTATTCCGGCGAGTCGGACGAGCTGCTCAATTTGCTGCCCGCGATCAAGCGATTCTCCGTTAAAATCATTTCGCTCACCGGCAGCCCCAAATCCACTCTCGGTCGCCACAGCGATCTCATCTTGAATGTGCGCGTGCCCAAGGAAGCCTGCCCCTTCGCACTGGCCCCGACTTCCAGCACCACGGCCATGCTCGTAATGGGCGACGCGCTCGCCATGTCCGTCATGCAGGCGCGCGGTTTTCGACAGAGTGATTTCGCCAAATATCACCCCGCCGGCGCCATCGGACGCGCCCTGCTTTTGCGCGTCGGCGAAATCATGCGCACGGGCGAGCGCAGTGCCATCGCGAACGGAAACCTCGCGGTCAAAGAAGCGTTGCTGGTCATGACCCGGGCCAAATCCGGCTGCCTCGCCGTAGTCAACGGACGCAACAAACTCATTGGCGTTTTCACCGATGGCGATTTCCGCCGCAAGATGTCCGCGGACGAACAACTGCTCTCACGCCCGCTCAAATCCGTGATGACGCCTCATCCCATTTCCATTCGCGACACCGCCCTGGCCGTGGAAGCCGTCAAGACGTTCAACGAACGCAACATTGATGATTTAATCGTAGTGAACGCCAGGAACGAACCCGTCGGCTTGATTGATTCGCAGGATTTACCCAAACTGAAAATCGTATGATCTCGTCAATAAAATGGCCGCGTCGCCACGATCCACTTTTGCCACCCGTAATCCCATAAAATCGCCCATTATGAAAACCACTGCTCCGCTGTTGCTCGTCGCATTGACCTGCTCCCTGATCATGCCTATTCAAGCTCAAACCAATGCTCCTCTCACCGCCGCCACGTATCATTGGCAGAGCCACCGCAGCGGCACTTTGCAATATCTATTGTACCTGCCGCCCGGTTACGACGCTGCCGGCCAGAAAGACTGGCCGTTGATGTTGTTCCTGCACGGCGCGGGCGAGCGCGGCAACGACGTCAACCGCGTGGCAATTCACGGCCCCTTGCACCACGTCCAGCAAGGCCAAAGCTTCCCCTTCATCATCCTCGCGCCGCAATGTCCGGCCAACGAACTTTGGCAAAACGAACCATTGCTGGCACTGCTCAACGAGTTTACCGCCACGCACAAAGTGGATAAAAAGCGCATCTACCTGACCGGACTCAGCATGGGCGGTTATGGCACTTGGAGTCTGGGGCTGGCGCATCCCGAATTGTTTGCCGCCATCGCCCCGATTTGCGGCGGCGCCAACATGATTGAGGTCATGCTCGGCACTTGGGACAAAAGACAGGACTTGCAACGGCTGCCCATCTGGGCGTTTCACGGCGCTGATGACAATGTTGTTCCGGTCGCGGAGTCGGAACGCGTGGTCAACGCGCTCAAACAAAGCGGCGTCACCAACCTCCAACTCACCATTTATCCGAACACCAAGCACGATTCCTGGAAACCAGCCTACGCCGATCCCAAGTTTTACGAGTGGATGCTGAAGCAAAGCCGCTGAACCCGGTGAATCCGGGTCCGGTTCAGCTCTTGATCCACGGCAGAATCCGTAGCCGCGACGGCGCAATAAAATGTTGCAGCAACTGCAGGTTGGTGCGACTCGCCTTATCCGCGCGAGGTTGCTGAACCAGCACCACCCGCGCTTCCGGTCGGAGCGGCGCCGGCAACGCGTCAAGAACCAGCCGCACCTGATTGATTGCGCCCAGCTTGTTCGCCGTCACAATGATTGGCGTCGCCTTCAAAGCGACAATCAGATCACGCGAATCAAAATCCGCGCCTAGCGGACTGAGCAATCCGCCGGCGCCCTCGACCACCACGACTTCAAACGCCTTGCCGACCCGGTGAATTTGCCGTACCACTTCACGCAGTTGGACCTTGCGATGTTCTTGTGCCGCCGCCAGCACCGGGGCAATCGGCGCGCGAAAATGCCATGGGTTCACCTCGTCCAGCGAAAGCACTTGGCCTGCCGCCGCGCGCAAAATCCGGCCGTCACTGCGCCCTCCCGAAGCCACCGGTTTCAACGCGGCCACGCGGAATCCCAACTGCCGCAGATACAACGTCGCCAATGCGGTGAAAACAGTTTTCCCCACGCCCGTATCCGTGCCAGTGACGAAAAGTATTTGTGGCGACTTCATTGGGCACGTCCAAATTTTCGTTCCAGCTCGCGATAATTCATCTCGATAAGCGTGGGTCGCCCATGTGGACAGGTGTAGGGCATGGCGCAGTGCCGCAGGTCTTCCACCAAATTTTCCAACTCCCGTCCGGCCAGCGGATCATTGGCTTTCACGGCATGGCGACACACCGTTTTCGCCACCACGCTCTCGCCCAGCCGGGCGGAATTGATGCCCTGCCCCGCCGTCTTCAGTTCGTCAACCAGATCCAGCATGAATCGCCGCGCGTCACCGACTCTGACGAAAGGCGGCAGCGCATCGAGCAGAAATGTCTGTTCGCCAAACTCGCTCAAGCCCACGCCAAGGCGCGTCAACGCCTCAAGCTGGCCGCGCAAGAAATTGGCGTCGCGCGGCGCTAACTCAACCGTCTCCGGCAGCAACAGCTTTTGCGATGGCGCAAGCTCCTTGCGTTCCAATCGGGTCAACATCTGCTCAAACAGGATGCGTTCGTGCGCCGCATGTTGATCCAACAACACCAAGCCTCGATCTGATTCCAACACAACGTAGAGCCGTCCAATGACGCCCACCAACCGCAACGGCACGGCCAGAAGCGGCGGCGCGCCCACCGCGTTCGGGGCTGCCGACAAACTCGTTTCCCGTTCAGCCGTCACCGCCGCTCCCTCAGCGGAATGTTGATCTCCAGGCAGCGCGGGAAGCGGTCTGTCCACCTCGGCCGGACGGGCGGGAGCAAATCCTATTTTCAACGCGCTCTGCTCTGTCGCCCGCGACACTGCCGGTGATTGACTTGGAAATTGCGGTAACGTCGGCGTCACCATTGCGCGCGCCGTCGCCAAATCACTTGCGCGACTGACCTCTTCAGTTCCTGCAACAACTTCCAAGCGCTGCGACTCCGATGGCGCAACGGCTGGGGGTTGCTGATGAAATTTCAACAACGCCTGACGCACCGCTTCCGCCACGCCGCGTGACACTTCGCGCTCGCGATGGAACTTCACTTCGCGCTTGGTCGGATGAATGTTCACATCCACCGCCGCCGGATCAATTTCGAGAAACAAACAACCAACCGGATAACGGCCTTTCATCAAAGCGGTGTGGTAGCCCTCCAACAGGGCAAAATTGACGCTGCGATTTTCCACCGGGCGACGGTTCACGAACACGTATTGGTCCTGCCGATTCGCTCGCGAGACACCCGGCGCACCAATCAATCCCCAAACCCGGAATTGTGGATTTCGAGCTGCGTGCCCCGATGCGGGAAGCTCCGGAAGCGCATTCTCAAATGATTCCGTCTCATCGAAAGTCTCACGCTCCTCCACCGCGTAGTCCGCCGTGAAATCCACTTCGACCAATTTCACTTCTCCGAGCAACGCGCGAATCCGCTCGCGCAAGGCGACTAATTTTTCCGCGGTAGTCGCGCCGGAACGCTGAGCCGGAAGCTGCCAGACTGTGCGTCCGTCCTTGAGAAAAGTGAATGCCACCTGCGGAAACGCCAGTGCCGCCAAGGTCAGATAGTGCTGGATGTGCGCCGCTTCTGTTTCCTCCGTGCGCAAAAATTTTCGACGGGCCGGCAGATTGAAAAACAACTGACGCACCTCGACGCTCGTGCCGGTGGCGCAACCGGCGGCCTTGACCTCGATAATCTTGCCGCCGTTGACCACGACCTGCGTGCCCTCCGGCGAGGCACTATCGCGCTCACGGGTCGTCAGCGTGAAGCGACTGACGCTCGCGATACTCGGCAGCGCTTCCCCGCGAAATCCCATCGTGGCAATCACCGCCAAATCCTGCGCCTTGCTGATCTTGCTGGTGGCGTGGCGTTCGAGACACAGCAGCGCGTCATCGCGGTTCATTCCACGGCCATCATCCGTCACCCGCACCAAACTGCGCCCGCCCGCCTGAACCTCCACCAGAATGCGCAACGCTCCGGCATCCAGCGAATTTTCGACCAGTTCCTTGACGATGCTCGCCGGTCGCTCGATCACTTCGCCCGCGGCGATTTGATTGGCGACCTGTTCCGATAACAGGCGGATGCAATTCATCAACCAGCAGAGTGACGAGAGACGCGGAACAAGTCAAACGGGAGCCACATCATGACGCCTCCAAAAGCTTCAAGTGCGTCGTGCCGATGCGCGCGGCTCCGGCAGCGATCAAGGCTCGCGCCGCCTCAAGCGTTCGGATATTTCCCACCGCCTTGATCGCCAGCTTCGGCGCCAACGCATCCCGAAGCGCTTTGATATCGTCCGCACTGACCCGGCTGTCCGGCCAGAAATCCGTTCCCGTCGCGATGGCTTTCAGCCCCGAATCCGCCACGAGTTCAATGAACTGTAGTCGTTCCGCCGGGGATAAAGCCGCGGATTCAAACGTCACACAAACCGGCCGTTCATCCGCCGCCTCCACCACATCGTGGATCTCCCGCAAAACTGCGCGCGACGAACTGTTTTTCACCTGCTCCAAACTCAGCACCAGCTCAATTTCCTGCGCGCCCAGGTCAACCGCCACTTCCGTCTCGTAACGCTTCACATCCCGGTCATTGAGTCCCAAGGGAAATCCCACCCAAGCGACCAGTTGCGTGGCGCTTTCCTCCAGCGCGTGCGCCGCCGCGAGCAAATGAGCGGTGTTGACCACCAGCGCGCGAACGTCTCGGGCGGAGGCGCAAACCGCGGCGAACTCTGGCGGAGAAACCATTGGCTTCCAGAAAGCCAGATCCGTCCGAGCCGCTAATTCACTGACCGAAAGTTGTGTCATACTTCAAATAATTTGAATTCCTACGTGCATGGGGAGCATGCACCAAGTCCCCGGCTAACGCGAAGCCGGTCGTCCGATGGTAAACCAAACCGTCTCCCCAAGTAGTAGCAAATTCGCGTCGCCCGACACAATCATCCGTGACGACGCGGATTGAATTGGAGTGACGGAAAGCATCAGTAGCGCCCGCATGACCGACGGGATGGCTTCCAGTCATTCTTGCGGCGCTGGCATTTTTCAACCGACTCTGGTGGGTGACGCCGCCCATAAACTGCGCCGAAGCTCATGCTACCTCGGAAAACCGATCGCTCCGCAAGGTCAGGAAAACGCAACAAACGATTTATGGAAAATAAAAACTGCACTTATCAATAACGCGCTTCGCGCTCAGCGTGTAGCATCGAGCACATTGACGCTCCAACTGACGCGGCGTGCGCGGGCGGCTCAAGGCGTGAACAGTTCCCCGAAGTAATAATAAAGCAGGGGCGTCAGGATTCCCGTGGCTGAAAAACAACCCAACCAAATGAACGCGTCGCGCCGCCAGAGCAGAGCCGTCGGCCGAAGGTGATTAAAATTCCGAAGCGCCAGCGCCAGCACCAGAAACGCAAGGCAGAACACGAACGCATTCCAAATACTTGATGGTAATGGATAGGGGATGGAGACGTTTAAGAAAATTAGACCGGATACCCCCAGCATTACGAGGCAGCCCCGCCGCCACCGCCGCCAGCAAAGCGTCACCGCTGCGAGAACCATCACCGCAGCGCCTACGATCAGCACCACTGGCCCGCGCCACAGTTCGTAGCCGAAAAGCGCAAACCAATTACTCAGTAAAAAGCTGTAGGCAAACCACATGCCCGGCCCAAATCCGACCACGAGAATGCCAATGGTCGCACATAACGCCTGGAGGAATTGCTGGGTGAGCGATGACGCATAGAACGCCACCAGTGCCACGATTACACACCCGATGATCCAGCCCTGGATCCAAAAGTTGCTTTCTGGACGCATCAAAGCCAAAGCGACGGGTACCGTCGCTCCTAGCAGAATGCCGCAGCCCAAGGCCACCAATGCCTTCAGCGCAAACTGCCAGTTCCGTGATACTGGCAGACAGAATTGTGCTTCCAGCGTGCCGAACCGACGCTCTTCGGCGATGGCGTTACCGCCCACCAATGCCGGCATGATGATCCAGATGACCCAAAACAGATCCACGGCCACATCGAGTGGAGAATGCCCGGCGGCGGTGTTGGCGAATCGTTGCACGATCAACGCAACGAGCTGCAGCGCCAACAACCCGCCCGCGATCAGGAAGTTGATTTGCTGGAATCGCAATTCCTTGCCCAGCAACGCCCGCAGAGGCCGCGCGGACGGCACGGTGCCCGCCGCGCGGTTCTCCGACCGCCGGCGCGTCATTTGGGGCAACGCCAGGTTACCGCCGGTCCAGGCCGTATCCTGAGCATGGAGGAATTGCCAGCGCGCAAACCAATAGCTCACCACCGAATAGATCAGCAAGAGCACCGTCAGCAGCAGGACTTGCTGGGCGGGCTGAACCATCTCCTCATTAAGGCTGAACACCGTTACCATAACGACAAAGGGAATCAGCAGGGAGATCCAAAAGGCTGCAATGACCTGACGCAACAACAGTGTGGTCCACAACCCGCCCGAAACCGCCGCGACCACAAAAGCCAGCCCCAGCAAGGCCGTTACGACGCCACGATCATCCGCGGGAATAAAGTTTTGATTAACCAGAACCAGGAAGAGGTATAAGAGCCCCACCGCGACCAATAGCACCTTGATTTTGGTGCGCCACAAATCCGTGCGCCGTCGCGGTTGCGCCAGCAACAGCGAGAAGGTGTGCGTATAAATTTCCCGCCCAAAGCTGGTCAATCCCAACAACAAACCACTGATGCCCGTTACAAATATTCCCACCGGAGCAATCTGATCGGCGGCAACGCCCGCCCCCAACACCACGTTCAATAGATTCGGGAGCAGCGCCAGCAGCATGGCGGCTATCCACATCGGCAGCAACAGGCGAATTTCTTTTCGCACCAAGACATTCATGGTTTCGTTCCCGCCAGGGTTTTCGAGACGACAAAAATTTCCTCCAGCGACAACGATTCGCTGCGCAAGTCCTCCGGTTGCAGTCGCTGCAATTGCACCATGAGTTCATCGCCATTCCCGTTCACCAGCAGCTCGACTTCGCGTCCGTCCCACCGCACTTGTAACGCACCGGACACCGGCAGATCATTGAGCGGTTGTTTGAAACGTGCGCGGATTTTCTTAAAACGCTCACGCGCCACATCCGCCGGCAGGGTTAGCAATTCGCGTCCTTGTTCAATGATCGTAAACTCATCAATCAACCCTTCGAACTCGGCGATCAGGTGTGTCGAAACAAAAACCGTGCGCTTCTCCGCGTCGCTGGATTGGTACGCGCCAATGACCGTCTGAATGAACTCGCGACGCACAATGGGATCCAGGCCGGATGTGGGTTCGTCCAGCACCAACAGTTCCGGCTCCGGACAAATCGCGCCGATGAGCGCCAGTTGCGTTTTCTGCCCCTTCGAAAGGTCGGCCGCCTTTTGATCCGGGTTCAGCGCGAATCGCTCCAACAGGTCCGCTTCCATGCGCCGGTTCCAATTCGGACGGAACGAGGCCAGGTATTCCAACGTGTCCCGCACGGTCATCCACGGATAAAACGCCACCGCGTCCGGCACGTAGGCGAGTCGTGATTTGACGACCACTTCGTCGTGCTGAGGATCGAGGCCGAACACGCGCACTCGGCCGGCATCCGGACGCAGCAAATTGAGCAGGCATTTGATGGTGGTGGTCTTGCCCGCGCCGTTGCGACCGAAAAAACCGTAGCAACGACCGGGCGCGACCGTGAGGTTCAGACCGTTGACCGCCTCGAAGCGGCCGTACCGACGCTGTAAACCTTGGATTTCAATAACCGGGGTTGAGTTCATGGCTTCTCCTGTTTGTTTTCGAAGTAATCCAACCGTTCTTTCACCAGCGCCAGGAAATCGGCGCGCTCGACCTGAAGGTGATGTGCCGTCACCACCGCTTCATCAATTTCCTTGAGCAATAGTTTTTGACGCACCGCTTTGGTGAACGGCGTGTTGCCTTCCTTGAGAAAGCAACCCTTGCCGGGAACGGTCTCGATGATGCCCTGGCTCTCCAATTCCGTGTAAGCCTTGGCCACGGTGTTGCGATTGACGCGCAATTCCTCGGCCAACTGCCGTACCGAAGGCAATGCCTCCCCGGCGTGCAACCCGCCCGACGCCGCAGCATACCGCACCTGGTCCACCAGTTGCAGGTAGGCGGGCTTGCCGGTTTTGAAATCCACGTGAAACAACATACGCGCCCAACTGTCCTATTTGCGCATGACAGTAGGACGCTTGGTAAATTTCGTCAATACTTTTTATTCGTCTTTGATCAACCCTTTACGAGCCGGCAAACGTCGGGGACTGTGATGGTCTCAAGGAGTCGGATCTGGTGTTCAGCGCAGACGCGCATCGCGAATGAACTCGGCGTGCCAGTCCAGCATCAGTTGGTTGCGACCACCGCGATGAACGGCCGCGCCTTTGAGTTCAGCCGCCACGGTGGGTGCAGTGCGCGGAAAATACGGGTCCACCGCAAATTCCACGTCGCTTAGTGAAGCGGGACGGCCCGCGATGGGATTGTTCGCTTCACGCAAATCCAGCAATGCCTGTTGCGGGGTTTTGAGCCAAAAATTATCCAACGGCACCGGGTCCTCAATGCGGTCAAACCGCCAGAACCAATAGCTCACCGCGGACCGGGGTTCGTTGGTGCGCGACAACTGCACACATTGCGACCGCGCCATGAGTTGTGGCGCACTGGCCAGTTCGGCGCAGCGCCAGACCTGGGATTCGCCCAGCTCCTGATGAAGCGTGACGGCCGCCCAGCCGCCCCGTGGATCGGATGGCGGCCAATCGGTCCAAGGCCGATAGCCAAGGGCGGTTTTCAAGGTTCGCTGGTCGGGAAAACAGTCAGCGGCATCGGCGAGATACAGGGCAAAGCCCAGACCGATCTGGTGCAGGTTTGAAAGACAGGATGTCTGTCGCGCCTTGGATTTGGCTTTGGCCAATGCCGGAAGCAGCAGCGCCGCCAGCACCGCGATGATGGCAATGACCACCAGCAATTCAATCAGGGTAAAAGCGCGGCGCATGGCACATCACTTTTCCGTCGGCGGCAGCGCAAACGCCACGTACGTGTCACCGTAGGGCGTGCCCAGTTTGTTACCGCCACACGCGGCAATGACCACGTATTGCCGACCGTTCACTTCGTAGGTGGCCGGCGGGGCGTTGCCGGTGTAGGGCAATGGCCCGGACCACAATGCAACCCCGGTTTCCTTGTCGTAAGCCCACAGTTTGTTGTCGCGGGTGCCGGCGCAGAAAACGAGTCCGCCTGCGGTAACAATGGCGCCGCCATAGTTTTCCGTGCCGGTTTTCGACACCCCTTGTGCCGCGAGTTCCGGGTATTCGCCGTGCGGCACTTTCCAGAGCAGTTTACCGGTGTTGAGGTCAATACAGCTCAACGAGCCCCACGGCGGTTGGTTCGCCGGATACCCTTCCGGATCGTAAAACTTGGGATAGCCGGCATCCCGATAACGCGGACGCTCCGTCACGAGTGGCGCGGTGACCGCAGGCCGATCCCGCACCATCAGAAAATCCAGCAGGTGTTGGAGGTCGGCTTGATTGATCACGCTCTCGGGATGCGCCGGCATGGCATTGGTGCCGCGACGCACCACATCGCGGATTTGCGCATCCGCCAACCGATGGCGCAACCCCCGCAAGGCGGGCGCCGTCCCCAGTCCCATGCGGTTCAGGCCGTGACATTGTGCGCAACTGGTTTCATAAATTTTTTGTCCGGGCGTCTTCGGCGCGTTGGGATCGTCCGGCGGATCGTCATCGCGCGCCACCGTGATGAACCAGCCGATGTGGTTCGCCGTCACGTAAAGTCGTCCCGTGTCCGCGTCCACACAGGCCCCGGTCCATTCCGCGCCGCCATCAATGTTAAAAAATAAATTTACGCGGCCCTCGCTGGTTGGACGAAACCAGCCGGTGCTGGCGCTTTTGAATTGGGTCAAGGCAAACTCCGCCGCCGCCTCCGTGCGCTCCGTTAAATCCGCCTGGGTGAATTCCTGCCGGGCAAACGGTTGCGGCAATTCCAAATCCGGCTGGTACGGGGCCGTGATTTCTCCTGGTAAATCGCTCGGGGGCGCGCGCCGCAGGCGGAAGGGAAAAATCGGTTTGCCGCTCACGCGATCGCACAACAACACATGCCCGACCTTGGTGACGGCAGCCACCACGTCCACGCGCTGGCCGTCACGGGTGATGGTGGCCAGATTCGGCGGCGCGGGAATATCCAGATCCCAGAGATCATGCCGCACTTCCTGCAAATGCCAAAGGCGTTGACCGGTGCGCGCATCCAACGCGATCAAGCAGTTGGCAAACAAATTATCGCCACGATGCCCCACGCCGATGAAATTGGGTTTCGGTCCGCCGGTGGTGATATAGGCGATGCCGCGCACTTCGTCCATCGCCATGCCGCCCCAACAATTCGCGCCATACGTGACGGGACGGTCCCAGGTGTCGTAACCAAATTCACCGGGATGCGGCACCGTGTGAAATGTCCACAGGTGTTGACCGGTTACCACGTCGAAGCCCCAAACGTCCTTCTCGAATCCCGGCACGACAACAATGCGCTGGAAGATGGTTGGTCCCGCCGTCGCGGCGCCAAAATCTCCTTGGGCCGCGCCCGGCAGCAGCGCCTTACCCTCATCGCCAAAATCGGAAATGACCTGACCTGTTTGGGGATTCAGCGCGTAAAGAAATTTACCCGCGCAAAACAGCAGCCGCTCACTCGCGTTGGCGTCGCCCGGCCAATAAATCAATCCGCGCCAGGCCGGTTTGCCGGCGGGTTTGAAACGCCACAACTCGACTCCCGTCTCCGCATTGACCGCGGCGATATGTTTGCCGGACGTAGGCGCATACATCACGTTGCCAACGACGATCGGGTTGCACTGAATGAAGTTGTTGCCGTCGCCGGAATGGTAGGTCCAGGCAACCTGTAAATTCGTGACGTTCTGCCGATTGATCTGGTCCAGCGCCGAAAAACGTGTCCCGCCATTGTCGCCGTGCGACCGCTGCCAGGTGCGGTAAGTTTCCCGCTTGGGGAAACCATTCGCCGGCGTAAGTTCATCCGATCGGGCGGCGGGGATGGTTTGATACAGCGGCAGTTTGGCGCGCTCCTCCGCGTCTTCCACCGCCCAATACTTGGGGTCGCTCAAATTCTGGGCAGTTTCGCCAACACGCCACCGTCCGATGGTTTGCGCATCCGCCTTGAAAGCAGTGGCGGCGGATTGTGGAGTGATGGTTCGCACCCCGGTGGAAATCCGCACCTGTTCCACCACTCCGTCACAACCAATCGTTCCCTCGACTAGTTGGCCGATGGCCAATTCCCCGGGAACCGGCTCTCCCTGACGCGGCGAGGCGGGCGCTGTGTGTACCAGCCTGCCGTCCACATACAGTCGGACGCGTTCCGGCTCGATAACGGCCGCAAGATAATGCCATTCGCCATCACAGATGTTGGCGTTGGATTTGAACTCACCGCCGCGGCCCGGTTGGTAAAGACTGAATCCACCGCTGCCGGCATAGGAATACAGCTCCCAATGTTCCGCTGAACTTTTGGGGTCACTGGCCACGAGGATGTTGAAATTACCCGCACTGTTGAGGCGGGCGCGACATTCAATCGTGAGCGGTCGTTGCCGATACTCCGGTTTACCGGCAAGCACCAAACTGCTTGGCGCAATGGATGATCCTGACGCAGCAAGGGCAACTGGTTGCGCGACTTTCGGCCGGGACCAACTGCGCGGTTGCGGTTTGGGGCCGGCGGGCTGGCCGTCCAGTTGTGCGACCAACCAATCCAGCCCGTCGAGGTTGTCTTGGAGACGAAGTTCCGCATCCGCGTTGACCTCCAGAATGAGTCCCACCGGACCGCGCCAGCTGCTGTCGCTGATGACGCGTAAGAGGCGCAAGTCCTGATCTCCCTGTCCGAGCGGCACCGTGCCCAGATCGTGACCGTGCAAGTCACCATCCTTGATCATGCCGTTCAAGGTGATGGCCAGCAGATAAGGTTTCATCTGGTCAAACAGTTCGGCGAACCGGTCAATTTCCCCGTGTCCATGGTGCTGCGTGTAAACCAGCCCCACATTCTCAATACCGCCCTGCCGCAAGCGCCGGATGATCTGAAGCTGATTTTCCGGAACTCCAAACCAGCCACCGTGGTTATACAATGCGACCCGGCAACCGAGCCTGGCCGCAGCGGCGGCAATGGGTTTTACCCGCACCACCAGTTGCTCCACATGAGCCGCCTGCGCCTCGGGCGTGGGTTCGAACGCCTGATCCAGACGCAGATGCGGTCCGCCCTCCAGCATGACCCATAATTGCGGATGAATGTGATTACGCTCGATGCAATCGAGAATGGCGCGCGCCTCGTCATTCAACACGCCGGGAAACCACCAGGCGGTCAGCGCGATGCCGTGGCGTCGCATGGCGGCCACTTCCGCATCGAAGGTCGGGATATGTTCCGCCCGCCAATCGTAGGCCAATTGCGGAATTCCCAATCGCGCGAGCATCTGGGCCCGCGCCTCCGGTCCGCGCTTCTGGGTGTCGAACGGCACGATGCACCACGCGAGAAGATTGGAACGCGCAAAAATATCGGTAGCCGCGCACGCAGGTTGGGGCGCGAGTAGAAATAAAAGGGTCAGCAGCGTAACTGCGCACCCCACCATGCGACGACGCAGACAGTGACGAACCAACCAATGGAATTGAAGCTTTGGTTGCGGGGCAGCAACTCCGCAGACAACAACACGCTCGAACGAGGCTGGAATGAAATCGGCCCGGTTTTTCATGATGACCCGTTGCACGTTAACTGAACCGGACCAAGTAAAGCGAGTGTTTGTGCCAACCGACCAGGTTAGACGGGAATTTATGGCGTTCCGGGCTATCGGCGACTCTACGGCGATCCATCCTTGGGCAGGCCTGTTTCTGCCGCGAAAGACACCCTGGCGACGGTAGGTCAGGCTTCGACTTCGTTCAGCAGGACGACTGTCGAGAAGATTACGCTGACAAAAAATCGGCCGGGTACGAAAGGCTACTTTTTACTCGCGTTCCAGTTGTTTGATGGCGGCGAGAATTGCGGGGCGCACCTGCGCCCATTCGCGATCTTCGTCGCTGGTCTCGAAAATGCCGCGCAATTGGCCCTGCTTATCCACCAGCACAAAAATGGTACTGTGAATAAAAAGATCGTCGTCGCTGGTGCGCTCCGCTGCGGATTTTTCAATCGCCGTCAGCTTCAGGCTGTTAATGGCCAGCGCGGCGATTTCGGATTTGGTGCCGGTCAGAAATTGCCAGCGTTGCGGATCAGCCTGGAAGCGCCCGGCGTATTTGTTGAGCACTTCGGGCGAATCGTAACCGGGATCGG comes from the Verrucomicrobiia bacterium genome and includes:
- a CDS encoding PQQ-binding-like beta-propeller repeat protein, with amino-acid sequence MVRHCLRRRMVGCAVTLLTLLFLLAPQPACAATDIFARSNLLAWCIVPFDTQKRGPEARAQMLARLGIPQLAYDWRAEHIPTFDAEVAAMRRHGIALTAWWFPGVLNDEARAILDCIERNHIHPQLWVMLEGGPHLRLDQAFEPTPEAQAAHVEQLVVRVKPIAAAAARLGCRVALYNHGGWFGVPENQLQIIRRLRQGGIENVGLVYTQHHGHGEIDRFAELFDQMKPYLLAITLNGMIKDGDLHGHDLGTVPLGQGDQDLRLLRVISDSSWRGPVGLILEVNADAELRLQDNLDGLDWLVAQLDGQPAGPKPQPRSWSRPKVAQPVALAASGSSIAPSSLVLAGKPEYRQRPLTIECRARLNSAGNFNILVASDPKSSAEHWELYSYAGSGGFSLYQPGRGGEFKSNANICDGEWHYLAAVIEPERVRLYVDGRLVHTAPASPRQGEPVPGELAIGQLVEGTIGCDGVVEQVRISTGVRTITPQSAATAFKADAQTIGRWRVGETAQNLSDPKYWAVEDAEERAKLPLYQTIPAARSDELTPANGFPKRETYRTWQRSHGDNGGTRFSALDQINRQNVTNLQVAWTYHSGDGNNFIQCNPIVVGNVMYAPTSGKHIAAVNAETGVELWRFKPAGKPAWRGLIYWPGDANASERLLFCAGKFLYALNPQTGQVISDFGDEGKALLPGAAQGDFGAATAGPTIFQRIVVVPGFEKDVWGFDVVTGQHLWTFHTVPHPGEFGYDTWDRPVTYGANCWGGMAMDEVRGIAYITTGGPKPNFIGVGHRGDNLFANCLIALDARTGQRLWHLQEVRHDLWDLDIPAPPNLATITRDGQRVDVVAAVTKVGHVLLCDRVSGKPIFPFRLRRAPPSDLPGEITAPYQPDLELPQPFARQEFTQADLTERTEAAAEFALTQFKSASTGWFRPTSEGRVNLFFNIDGGAEWTGACVDADTGRLYVTANHIGWFITVARDDDPPDDPNAPKTPGQKIYETSCAQCHGLNRMGLGTAPALRGLRHRLADAQIRDVVRRGTNAMPAHPESVINQADLQHLLDFLMVRDRPAVTAPLVTERPRYRDAGYPKFYDPEGYPANQPPWGSLSCIDLNTGKLLWKVPHGEYPELAAQGVSKTGTENYGGAIVTAGGLVFCAGTRDNKLWAYDKETGVALWSGPLPYTGNAPPATYEVNGRQYVVIAACGGNKLGTPYGDTYVAFALPPTEK
- a CDS encoding ABC transporter ATP-binding protein, with product MNSTPVIEIQGLQRRYGRFEAVNGLNLTVAPGRCYGFFGRNGAGKTTTIKCLLNLLRPDAGRVRVFGLDPQHDEVVVKSRLAYVPDAVAFYPWMTVRDTLEYLASFRPNWNRRMEADLLERFALNPDQKAADLSKGQKTQLALIGAICPEPELLVLDEPTSGLDPIVRREFIQTVIGAYQSSDAEKRTVFVSTHLIAEFEGLIDEFTIIEQGRELLTLPADVARERFKKIRARFKQPLNDLPVSGALQVRWDGREVELLVNGNGDELMVQLQRLQPEDLRSESLSLEEIFVVSKTLAGTKP
- a CDS encoding prepilin-type N-terminal cleavage/methylation domain-containing protein → MRRAFTLIELLVVIAIIAVLAALLLPALAKAKSKARQTSCLSNLHQIGLGFALYLADAADCFPDQRTLKTALGYRPWTDWPPSDPRGGWAAVTLHQELGESQVWRCAELASAPQLMARSQCVQLSRTNEPRSAVSYWFWRFDRIEDPVPLDNFWLKTPQQALLDLREANNPIAGRPASLSDVEFAVDPYFPRTAPTVAAELKGAAVHRGGRNQLMLDWHAEFIRDARLR
- a CDS encoding GntR family transcriptional regulator produces the protein MLFHVDFKTGKPAYLQLVDQVRYAAASGGLHAGEALPSVRQLAEELRVNRNTVAKAYTELESQGIIETVPGKGCFLKEGNTPFTKAVRQKLLLKEIDEAVVTAHHLQVERADFLALVKERLDYFENKQEKP